One genomic window of Desulfuribacillus stibiiarsenatis includes the following:
- a CDS encoding spore coat associated protein CotJA: MPIYPVLPMPFDPFCPQFSPQEALEKGTLFKWLYDPYVPTMPRRRGLFG; the protein is encoded by the coding sequence ATGCCAATCTATCCTGTTCTACCAATGCCATTTGATCCTTTCTGCCCACAATTCTCTCCTCAAGAAGCATTGGAAAAAGGAACATTATTTAAATGGTTATACGATCCATATGTACCTACAATGCCTAGAAGAAGAGGTTTGTTCGGGTAA